The following nucleotide sequence is from Bacteroidales bacterium.
TATTTAAATCGGCTTTGTATGCCGCCGCTCCTACACGATGAAACATGGGTAATTGCTCATACAAATAATCCAGCGTTTGCCGATAATCCATTAATTTAATTTAAGAAAAACATAAGTAATGGTTCCTATCTGTTCAATAGGAGCATTGCTTTTTGAATCGAATGAAGATTTAAGTGCCGCAGCTTCACATTGCTTACGAAGAGTTGTATTGGCTATAGTTGTACCTTTTGCACCAGCTTTTGCAGTAACCACATTTCCTTTTTTATCTACGGTTACAGTAACTACAATTTTCCCTTCATCATCATCATTATATACAGGCTTGGCAAGATTTTTTAATTTCCTTCCTTTTATGTCGTATGAAATTCCGGGACCTGTACCAGGACCGTTTCCGGGACCATTACCTGTACCTACACCACCACCGGTTCCACCACCATTGCCTTCACCACCATCTCCTAAATAATTTTTCGATGTTAAATTACCATTAGGATTTCCCTGGTTTCCTGAACCACCTGCAATTCCTTCGCTTTTATTCTTCTTTCCTTTATAAAGTCCTTTAGGGTCAATAGTAGGCGTAGTAGCAGTTGTTACTTCAGGTTTTACATTTTTATTATTATCGTCTTTTGTAATGGTTGAAACAGTTTCCGATTCGCTGTTTTCCTGTGTAACATAACTATCAGGTGTAAAAAGTTTAACAGGTTTTTCATTTACAAAATCAGGCATTGATAAATCAGCAATCTGTTCACTGCCTATTCCGGTTTCAGAATTTCCAAGATTAACTTCAATTCCCATACCTGGTCCGCCACCTCCCGGTTCTATTGGAGGTATAGGTGTTTTAAAAATAAATAATATGAAAAACAAAAGAAGTAATCCATGAAAAACTACGGTGCCTATTAAACCGGCATACCAGTAGTTATCTGACTTATATGTTGCGTCACTAGCCATTAAGCGTTTTAGTAGCTAAAATCATTTTAACATTCAGTTTATTTCCAATCTGAAGCACATCAACCAAATCCTGTATCGATAATGCATTATCAACACGCAAAACAACAATGGCATCTGACGAACCTTTTATTTCTTCTGCAAGCAGAACTTCTAAATTATCTTTTGTTGTTTCAGTGTTTCCAATATAATAACGTTTATCTTTTGTTATTGATAATGCCACTTCCTTTTTATGCATTGCCTGACTGCTTTTAGAATTGGGCAAAGTAAGTTTAATCACGCTTGGATTAAGGATTGTTGACATGATAATAAAGAACAGCATCAGAAAGAACATTATGTCGTTCATAGCTGAAGTGCTGACTTCAGCACCTATTTTTTTTCTTTTTCTCAGGTTCATTTTGTTGGCTCCTGTAATAAATCCATGAATTCAACGGCAGCATGCTCCATTTTCTGTACTGCTTTTT
It contains:
- a CDS encoding biopolymer transporter ExbD; protein product: MNLRKRKKIGAEVSTSAMNDIMFFLMLFFIIMSTILNPSVIKLTLPNSKSSQAMHKKEVALSITKDKRYYIGNTETTKDNLEVLLAEEIKGSSDAIVVLRVDNALSIQDLVDVLQIGNKLNVKMILATKTLNG